One Spinacia oleracea cultivar Varoflay chromosome 4, BTI_SOV_V1, whole genome shotgun sequence DNA segment encodes these proteins:
- the LOC110779781 gene encoding protein IRX15-LIKE-like, which yields MKSTPKLIVFHPSLYKQSSSTSPSHRLWLFTFVTLFTFTFFLTLFKNTSPPPPPPPTTEYHPSDAVSSALLHYASISNTSDKMTSAELNAIATSLHRCSPPCNFLIFGLTHETLLWRALNHGGRTVFLDENEYKISKFEQNFTDFEGYDVQYTTKVGKSAELIDYARVHRKDECRPVQNLLFSDCKLAINDLPNHLYEISWDVILIDGPRGYSAKMPGRMAAIFTAAVMGRSHGGETKSGKRKSTEVFVHDYGREVERVFSEEFLCKENLVEVKDSLAHFVVKETNKGDNFDFCIGKSSSNSS from the coding sequence ATGAAGTCTACCCCGAAACTCATCGTCTTCCACCCTTCACTCTACAAACAATCCTCCTCAACCTCGCCGTCGCATCGTTTATGGCTATTCACATTCGTTACCCTCTTTACCTTCACATTCTTTTTAACTCTCTTCAAAAACACCTCTCCGCCACCACCTCCTCCACCTACCACCGAATACCACCCCTCCGACGCCGTGTCCTCCGCCCTCCTCCACTACGCCTCTATTTCAAACACCTCTGATAAAATGACCTCCGCCGAACTCAACGCCATCGCAACTTCCCTCCATCGCTGCTCTCCGCCGTGCAACTTTCTTATTTTCGGCCTCACTCATGAAACCCTCCTCTGGCGCGCCCTCAACCACGGCGGCCGCACGGTGTTCCTCGACGAAAATGAGTATAAAATCTCGAAATTCGAGCAGAACTTTACCGACTTCGAAGGGTACGACGTACAGTACACCACAAAAGTTGGGAAATCGGCCGAACTTATCGATTACGCTAGGGTGCACCGTAAGGACGAATGTCGGCCCGTACAGAATCTCCTCTTCTCCGACTGTAAACTAGCGATCAACGATCTCCCCAATCATTTGTACGAGATCTCGTGGGACGTGATTTTGATCGACGGTCCGAGAGGGTACTCGGCGAAGATGCCGGGGAGAATGGCAGCGATATTTACCGCCGCCGTAATGGGGCGGAGCCACGGTGGAGAGACAAAGTCGGGGAAGAGAAAGAGTACGGAGGTTTTTGTGCATGATTATGGGAGAGAAGTGGAAAGGGTATTTAGTGAGGAGTTTTTGTGCAAGGAGAATTTGGTGGAGGTGAAAGATTCTTTGGCTCATTTTGTGGTGAAGGAGACGAACAAGGGTgacaattttgatttttgtataGGAAAATCAAGTAGCAATTCTTCttga